In Simplicispira sp. 125, one DNA window encodes the following:
- the ccoO gene encoding cytochrome-c oxidase, cbb3-type subunit II — protein MSQNNNASKGFTHETVETNNFLMIVLIVLVVAVGGLVEIVPLFFQKSTTEAVKGVEPYAALPLMGRDIYLREGCYNCHSQMIRPFRAETLRYGHYSTAGEFVYDHPFQWGSKRTGPDLHRVGGKYSDEWHRIHLNNPRDVVPESNMPAYSWLEKTTLDPSDVTPRMKALRTVGVPYTDAQIAAAPDEIKGKTEMDALVAYLQGMGRALK, from the coding sequence ATGTCACAAAACAACAATGCTTCCAAAGGTTTCACGCATGAGACGGTGGAAACCAACAACTTCCTGATGATCGTCCTGATCGTCTTGGTGGTTGCTGTCGGTGGATTGGTGGAAATCGTTCCACTGTTCTTCCAGAAGTCCACCACCGAGGCCGTCAAGGGCGTGGAGCCTTATGCAGCGCTGCCTCTGATGGGGCGCGACATTTATCTGCGCGAAGGTTGCTACAACTGCCACTCGCAAATGATTCGTCCCTTCCGTGCAGAAACCCTGCGCTATGGCCATTACTCTACGGCGGGTGAGTTCGTGTACGACCATCCGTTCCAGTGGGGCAGCAAGCGCACCGGCCCCGATCTGCACCGTGTGGGTGGAAAGTACAGCGATGAATGGCATCGCATCCACCTGAACAATCCCCGCGATGTGGTGCCCGAGTCCAATATGCCCGCCTATTCCTGGCTGGAGAAGACCACTCTGGATCCTTCGGATGTGACTCCGCGCATGAAGGCTTTGCGCACGGTGGGTGTGCCGTACACCGACGCGCAGATTGCTGCTGCGCCGGATGAAATCAAGGGGAAGACGGAAATGGATGCCCTGGTCGCTTATCTGCAGGGCATGGGCCGCGCGCTGAAATAG
- a CDS encoding cbb3-type cytochrome c oxidase subunit 3, translating into MDITTLRIVFTLLSFACFIGIGIWAYSRSNRARFDEAARLPFEQD; encoded by the coding sequence ATGGACATCACTACGTTGCGCATCGTTTTTACGTTGCTGTCGTTTGCCTGCTTCATCGGGATCGGAATCTGGGCCTATTCGCGCAGCAACCGTGCCCGGTTTGACGAAGCAGCACGGCTTCCTTTTGAACAAGATTGA
- the ccoP gene encoding cytochrome-c oxidase, cbb3-type subunit III, translating to MSDFTSNFWSVYVAGLTLIGIIACMLLLWITARKKVVSTSDNTTGHVWDEDLTEMNNPMPRWWMWMFVLTTVFALGYLVLYPGLGSFAGKLGWTQLGEYQQEMDKGRAEIEPLYARFAAMTPEQIAADGPAMAIGERLFMNNCAQCHGSDARGSKSFPNLTDRDWLHGGTPEKISETLHQGRVGNMPPMAEAVGNADDVRNLSHYVLSLSGSPHDSLRASLGKPKFAACAACHGMDGKGNQALGAPNLTDDIWLHGWGEEAITAMINKGKVNEMPAQAGKLTDAQLSVLTAYVWGLSHKAGAAAQ from the coding sequence ATGAGTGACTTCACCAGTAATTTCTGGTCGGTTTATGTGGCCGGGCTGACCCTCATTGGCATCATTGCCTGCATGCTGCTGCTGTGGATCACGGCGCGCAAGAAGGTCGTATCCACCAGTGACAACACCACGGGCCATGTCTGGGACGAAGACCTGACCGAGATGAACAACCCCATGCCCCGCTGGTGGATGTGGATGTTCGTGTTGACCACTGTTTTTGCGCTGGGCTACCTGGTCTTGTACCCGGGGCTGGGTAGTTTTGCTGGCAAGCTGGGCTGGACTCAGCTGGGTGAGTACCAACAGGAAATGGACAAGGGACGTGCCGAGATCGAACCTCTCTATGCCCGTTTTGCTGCCATGACACCCGAGCAAATCGCGGCCGATGGTCCGGCCATGGCGATTGGCGAGCGTCTGTTCATGAACAACTGCGCCCAGTGCCACGGCTCTGATGCCCGTGGCAGCAAGAGCTTCCCCAACCTCACCGATAGGGACTGGCTGCACGGCGGTACACCCGAGAAGATCAGTGAGACCCTGCACCAGGGGCGGGTCGGTAACATGCCCCCCATGGCCGAGGCCGTGGGTAATGCAGACGACGTGCGCAACCTGTCGCACTATGTGCTGAGTCTGTCGGGTAGCCCGCACGATTCGCTCCGCGCTTCCTTGGGCAAGCCCAAGTTTGCTGCGTGCGCCGCGTGCCACGGCATGGACGGCAAGGGTAACCAGGCCTTGGGTGCCCCCAATCTGACCGATGACATCTGGTTGCACGGCTGGGGCGAAGAGGCCATTACTGCGATGATCAACAAGGGCAAGGTCAACGAAATGCCCGCTCAGGCGGGTAAGCTGACGGACGCACAGCTGAGCGTTCTGACCGCCTATGTGTGGGGGCTCTCTCATAAGGCGGGTGCGGCGGCACAATAA
- the ccoG gene encoding cytochrome c oxidase accessory protein CcoG, whose translation MNTPSGKPRKVIPIATDSDVGSLFEAQRKIYPRSISGFFARWRWFMVVLTQLVFYGLPWLEWGQRQMVLFDLGARRFYIFGLVLYPQDFIYLTGLLIISALSLFLFTAVAGRLWCGFACPQTVYTEIFMWIEHKIEGDRSARLRLDGSPWTFEKVWKKSLKQFTWIVISVWTGFTFVGYFVPIRELGAELLALSGSWQIFWVLFYGFATYGNAGFLREQVCMYMCPYARFQSAMFDPDTLIVTYDVARGEPRGPRIKTVDHKAKGLGDCIDCTLCVQVCPTGIDIRDGLQYECIGCGLCVDACNTVMDKMHYPSGLIRFSTQNGVSKGWGKAEILRRVIRPRVLIYSAVLVALCVGMLVSLVVRTPLKVDVVRDRASLSRIVAGGKLENTYRLQIMNATETTQRYRISAQGLTGLEVVSEPEFEIAAAESRWVVVRLQIPYGSAAPGSHTVHFNIAAVDSAARVDEKAVFLVPR comes from the coding sequence ATGAATACACCCAGCGGAAAACCCCGCAAGGTCATCCCCATCGCCACGGACAGTGACGTGGGAAGCTTGTTCGAAGCGCAGAGAAAAATCTATCCACGCTCCATCAGCGGGTTTTTTGCCCGGTGGCGTTGGTTCATGGTGGTTTTGACGCAGTTGGTTTTCTATGGGCTGCCGTGGCTTGAATGGGGGCAGCGTCAGATGGTGCTGTTCGATCTGGGGGCACGGCGCTTTTACATTTTCGGGTTGGTGTTGTACCCACAGGACTTCATCTACCTCACGGGTTTGTTGATCATCTCGGCGCTGTCGCTGTTTTTGTTTACAGCGGTGGCGGGGCGTCTGTGGTGCGGTTTTGCCTGTCCGCAAACGGTTTACACAGAAATTTTCATGTGGATCGAGCACAAGATCGAGGGTGATCGCAGTGCACGCCTGCGCCTCGATGGCAGCCCCTGGACCTTTGAGAAGGTCTGGAAAAAGTCCCTGAAGCAATTCACTTGGATCGTGATTTCAGTCTGGACTGGTTTCACCTTTGTAGGTTATTTCGTCCCCATCCGTGAGCTGGGTGCGGAGCTGCTGGCTTTGAGCGGCAGCTGGCAAATTTTCTGGGTGCTGTTTTACGGTTTTGCCACCTATGGCAATGCCGGCTTCCTGCGTGAGCAGGTGTGCATGTACATGTGCCCTTATGCGCGCTTTCAGAGCGCGATGTTCGACCCCGACACCCTCATCGTGACCTACGACGTTGCACGCGGCGAACCTCGGGGGCCACGCATCAAAACCGTAGATCACAAGGCCAAGGGTCTGGGGGACTGCATTGACTGCACGTTGTGCGTCCAGGTGTGTCCGACGGGTATCGATATCCGCGATGGCTTGCAATACGAATGCATTGGCTGTGGCCTGTGTGTCGATGCCTGCAACACTGTCATGGACAAGATGCATTACCCGAGTGGGCTCATTCGTTTCTCTACGCAAAACGGTGTCAGCAAGGGTTGGGGAAAAGCAGAAATACTGCGCCGGGTCATTCGTCCGCGGGTTTTGATCTACAGCGCAGTGCTGGTTGCCTTGTGTGTGGGCATGCTGGTCAGCTTGGTGGTGCGCACGCCTTTGAAGGTGGACGTGGTGCGTGACCGGGCGTCCTTGTCGCGCATCGTCGCGGGGGGCAAGCTGGAGAACACGTACCGCCTGCAAATCATGAATGCCACCGAGACAACGCAGCGTTACCGCATCAGTGCCCAAGGGTTGACGGGGTTGGAAGTGGTCTCCGAGCCCGAATTCGAGATTGCGGCCGCGGAGTCGC